In one Lepisosteus oculatus isolate fLepOcu1 chromosome 26, fLepOcu1.hap2, whole genome shotgun sequence genomic region, the following are encoded:
- the ovca2 gene encoding esterase OVCA2, whose translation MASSPPRPLRILCIHGYCQNAGTFREKTGALRKALKRHAELVYINAPHQIGHRGPSGSAPAAPLPSDPASPSAAPGGPGEDGRGWWFSDPRDRSFSAEESCASDLGLDESLEAVRRAVGERGPFDGVLGFSQGAALVAMLCARQERGQEPGPGFRFAVLVAGFRSRCAGHAPLYTAPPLGLPTLHVLGDSDRVIPAPLSRDLLPVFRDPVVVTHPGGHYVPAGAAQKQAYIQFLEQFTSS comes from the exons ATGGCCTCCTCGCCCCCGAGACCCCTCCGGATCCTGTGTATCCATGGCTACTGCCAGAATGCCGGCACGTTCCGGGAGAAAACCGGCGCGCTCAGGAAGGCGCTGAAGAGGCACGCGGAGCTGGTGTATATAAACGCCCCGCACCAGATCGGGCACCGTGGCCCGTCCGGGTCAG CGCCGGCCGCCCCTCTGCCCTCTGACCCCGCCAGTCCATCCGCGGCCCCGGGGGGCCCGGGCGAAGACGGCCGGGGCTGGTGGTTCTCGGACCCCCGGGACCGCAGCTTCAGCGCCGAGGAGAGCTGCGCCTCGGACCTGGGGCTGGACGAGAGCCTGGAGGCGGTGCGCCGGGCCGTGGGGGAGCGGGGCCCCTTCGACGGCGTGCTGGGCTTCAGCCAGGGCGCCGCCCTGGTGGCCATGCTGTGCGCGCGGCAGGAGCGCGGCCAGGAGCCCGGCCCGGGCTTCCGCTTCGCGGTGCTGGTGGCCGGCTTCCGCAGCCGCTGCGCCGGCCACGCCCCCCTCTACACCGCCCCGCCCCTCGGCCTGCCCACGCTGCACGTGCTGGGCGACTCGGACCGGGTCATCCCCGCGCCGCTCAGCCGGGACCTGCTGCCCGTGTTCCGGGACCCCGTGGTGGTGACCCACCCTGGGGGGCACTACGTCCCCGCCGGGGCGGCTCAGAAGCAGGCGTACATCCAGTTCCTGGAGCAGTTCACGAGCAGCTGA